In bacterium, the following proteins share a genomic window:
- a CDS encoding TolC family protein, with protein sequence MKKLILLLIFLQVCYGFGQSISLKQAVENGLKMSPEIGINELNANAGELGLKKAKRNRLFKVSVSGLYRYQSLVPELDMAKILGSSPFVAAGAQSMGAYNNYDFSVKVIQPVYTGGSLLSAVRFNENVYASSEKLRDMAVISKSADIKQTFYSYRLFQQKKTSVNALINQLQLHLKQLNELYSEGMISKADILETETKIDEMLLKIDDLQNEIYNRKALFKSLCGIEVSRIDTSAVEPDIEFKDAKEYFLRNNPVVKSLDYIVLAREAAKRAVAGSYYPNIAGFFEYHYAKPGIDFFNDKWNRYFFAGVSLNMHIFQWNKAGLDKSIADIQVKKAERKRDKFIRDQEVKIEQLFNRKKSIKAKIKRAESIVKKSEERVKLLLKLYKEGQIAHIEYLRALEQQQKYESMVKELGSELNLCNVAINASIGLSGEQP encoded by the coding sequence ATGAAGAAATTAATACTTTTACTGATTTTTTTACAGGTTTGCTATGGCTTCGGTCAGAGTATCTCTTTAAAACAGGCAGTTGAAAACGGCCTGAAAATGTCTCCTGAAATAGGTATTAATGAGTTAAATGCCAATGCAGGAGAACTTGGCCTTAAAAAGGCAAAAAGGAACAGATTGTTCAAAGTTTCAGTCTCAGGTTTGTACAGATACCAGTCTCTTGTGCCGGAACTTGATATGGCAAAGATACTGGGTTCCTCTCCCTTTGTTGCAGCAGGCGCTCAAAGTATGGGTGCTTACAACAATTACGATTTTTCCGTAAAAGTTATTCAGCCTGTTTATACAGGGGGATCCCTTTTATCAGCAGTCAGATTTAATGAAAATGTTTATGCATCTTCCGAAAAATTAAGGGATATGGCTGTTATTTCAAAATCTGCAGATATTAAACAGACCTTTTATTCTTACAGGCTTTTTCAGCAGAAAAAGACTTCTGTTAATGCACTGATAAACCAGCTTCAGCTTCACTTAAAGCAGCTGAATGAGCTTTATTCCGAAGGTATGATATCAAAAGCAGACATCCTGGAAACAGAGACAAAAATTGATGAAATGCTGCTTAAGATTGATGATTTGCAAAATGAGATTTATAACAGAAAAGCGCTTTTCAAATCCCTGTGCGGTATAGAAGTATCCCGCATTGATACATCTGCTGTTGAACCTGATATTGAGTTTAAAGATGCAAAAGAGTATTTTTTAAGAAATAATCCGGTAGTAAAAAGTCTGGATTATATTGTTCTTGCAAGAGAAGCGGCAAAAAGAGCGGTGGCAGGATCGTACTACCCGAATATAGCCGGTTTTTTTGAATATCACTATGCAAAACCAGGCATAGATTTTTTCAATGATAAATGGAACAGGTATTTTTTTGCCGGAGTGTCATTAAATATGCATATATTCCAGTGGAATAAAGCGGGACTGGATAAAAGCATAGCGGATATTCAGGTGAAAAAAGCAGAAAGAAAAAGGGATAAATTTATCAGGGATCAGGAAGTTAAAATAGAACAGTTATTCAACCGGAAGAAATCAATTAAAGCAAAAATTAAAAGAGCTGAGAGTATTGTAAAAAAATCGGAAGAGCGTGTTAAACTTCTTTTAAAACTGTACAAGGAAGGACAAATTGCACACATTGAATATTTAAGAGCTTTGGAGCAGCAGCAGAAGTACGAATCAATGGTTAAAGAGCTGGGTTCGGAATTAAATTTGTGCAATGTTGCAATTAATGCCTCAATCGGATTATCAGGAGAGCAACCATGA
- a CDS encoding ABC transporter ATP-binding protein, which produces MDTAIENEEFLRVENLTKSYGSILAVNNVSFSVKKASITILSGPDGSGKSTIFKMLTGLVLPDKGSIYLKGRKVDRFCRDIVRIAGYMPEKFSLYPDLSVEENLNFFADIHGVEHKRREELKNRLLSKTGMARFKNRRARDLSGGMKQKLALSSILLSSPELVILDEPTTGVDPLSRIEFFSIIKDLKEEGKTILLSTPYLDEAEKGDEIIFIKDSRIVLQDSIKDLKDNFPARIFRIMTDEDPFAAVENLRERYGSNVFMKGRYVMLVLEQGEEVPADIPVKDISEEKPALEDIYLYYAQGT; this is translated from the coding sequence ATGGATACTGCAATTGAAAATGAAGAATTTCTCAGAGTAGAAAATTTAACAAAATCTTACGGAAGCATCTTAGCTGTTAATAATGTTTCTTTTTCAGTTAAAAAAGCTTCCATAACAATTCTGTCCGGCCCTGACGGATCGGGAAAATCAACGATTTTTAAAATGCTTACAGGTCTTGTTCTGCCTGATAAAGGAAGTATCTATCTTAAGGGCAGAAAAGTTGACAGGTTTTGCAGGGATATTGTCAGAATTGCAGGATACATGCCGGAAAAATTTTCTTTGTATCCTGATCTTTCGGTTGAGGAAAATTTAAATTTTTTTGCAGACATACACGGTGTGGAGCATAAAAGAAGAGAGGAGCTGAAAAACAGGCTTCTTTCAAAAACAGGTATGGCCAGGTTTAAAAACAGAAGAGCCAGAGATCTTTCCGGAGGCATGAAGCAGAAACTTGCACTATCTTCAATTCTTCTGTCTTCTCCTGAACTTGTGATACTTGATGAACCTACAACAGGAGTGGATCCATTGTCAAGAATAGAGTTTTTCTCAATTATTAAGGATCTTAAGGAAGAGGGCAAAACCATTCTGCTTTCAACTCCCTATCTTGATGAAGCGGAAAAAGGGGATGAAATTATTTTTATCAAAGACAGCAGAATTGTACTGCAGGATTCAATTAAAGATTTAAAAGATAATTTTCCTGCAAGAATTTTCAGAATAATGACAGATGAGGATCCTTTTGCTGCAGTTGAAAATCTCAGAGAAAGATACGGCAGTAATGTTTTTATGAAGGGAAGGTATGTTATGCTTGTACTGGAGCAGGGGGAAGAAGTACCTGCAGATATTCCGGTAAAAGATATATCTGAAGAAAAACCGGCACTGGAGGATATTTATCTGTATTATGCACAGGGGACTTGA
- a CDS encoding HlyD family efflux transporter periplasmic adaptor subunit, translating to MKKLLFVLSIAVFIAAGCSNKNSRKIIAAGVIDGNIIHVKSGTSGIIDRLNAEEGRIVSPADTLVYIDYKKIENQIQELRIQEKSIILKRTALVEKQKFLNQRLSYLSDQVNKLKRLSKHDAVSEDNLKLTDLKKKEAETSLFDLQVQLKNSDLELGRIRLKREYLLLLKRDHIITAPVKGTVLEIFSRRGEQVFPRDMIMDILASTGLYAEVFLEEEEVNSLALGDTAKIFIDGVDQEVNGVVSYFGKKAEFSPKYIISEKERKNLLFQVKVAINPNSAKSVKIGQLVTVVFSGRDRKPEDN from the coding sequence ATGAAAAAATTACTATTTGTCTTGAGTATAGCAGTTTTTATTGCTGCGGGCTGTTCAAACAAAAACAGCCGTAAAATTATTGCCGCAGGCGTAATTGACGGAAATATTATTCATGTCAAATCCGGTACAAGCGGAATAATTGACAGACTGAATGCAGAAGAGGGCAGAATTGTCAGTCCGGCAGACACACTGGTTTATATTGATTATAAAAAAATCGAAAACCAGATACAGGAACTCCGTATCCAGGAGAAAAGCATAATCCTGAAACGTACTGCACTGGTTGAGAAACAGAAATTTTTAAATCAAAGACTCAGCTATCTTTCGGATCAGGTAAACAAGTTAAAACGCCTTTCAAAGCACGATGCTGTTTCAGAGGATAATCTCAAGCTTACTGACCTGAAGAAAAAGGAAGCAGAGACTTCCTTGTTTGATTTGCAAGTTCAGCTTAAAAACAGTGATCTGGAACTCGGCAGAATTCGTTTAAAAAGAGAGTATCTTTTATTGCTGAAAAGAGATCATATAATTACAGCTCCGGTAAAAGGAACTGTTCTTGAAATATTTTCCAGAAGGGGAGAACAGGTTTTTCCAAGAGATATGATTATGGATATTCTTGCCAGCACCGGTTTGTATGCAGAAGTATTTCTTGAGGAGGAAGAGGTTAATTCTCTTGCGCTCGGTGATACTGCAAAAATATTTATTGACGGTGTAGATCAGGAAGTAAATGGTGTTGTTTCCTATTTTGGTAAAAAAGCTGAATTTTCACCAAAGTACATTATATCGGAAAAAGAGCGGAAGAATCTTCTTTTTCAGGTTAAAGTTGCAATAAACCCGAACAGTGCAAAGAGTGTGAAAATCGGACAGCTTGTGACAGTTGTTTTTTCAGGCAGAGACAGAAAACCTGAGGATAATTAA